A single region of the Prochlorococcus marinus str. MIT 0917 genome encodes:
- a CDS encoding phycoerythrobilin:ferredoxin oxidoreductase codes for MQSNRNNSLEPISISNWRWASFLDETIKKLSIFEPRPYPINNDFLFRESFFGSSSNPKKVVLETWGLKTEKIRQARCACLQAGEITSVMNLVISPFNNYDLPFFGADFVTLPNGHLIALDLQPALKDDTVHTKYFLGKLKSIHSNWQSKIPSGGDIPLEARQYFSPGFLWSRIPIGAEGDQLISKIIKPAFDEYLNFFLDLTANAKSMSLERSSKVLNGQKKYMRYRAEKDPARGMLRGFFGDEWTENYINNILFDLQ; via the coding sequence ATGCAAAGTAACCGAAATAATAGTCTTGAGCCTATTTCAATAAGTAATTGGCGTTGGGCTTCTTTCTTAGATGAAACTATTAAGAAGCTTTCTATTTTTGAACCTAGACCTTATCCAATAAATAATGATTTTCTTTTTAGAGAATCATTCTTTGGCTCAAGTTCTAATCCTAAAAAAGTTGTTTTGGAAACATGGGGTCTAAAGACAGAAAAAATACGACAGGCTAGATGCGCTTGTCTTCAAGCTGGAGAAATAACTTCTGTCATGAATTTGGTAATCTCACCTTTCAATAATTATGACTTGCCTTTTTTTGGAGCCGATTTTGTAACACTTCCAAATGGACATCTTATTGCTTTAGATCTTCAACCTGCATTAAAAGATGATACAGTTCATACTAAATATTTTTTAGGAAAGTTAAAATCTATTCATTCTAATTGGCAATCGAAAATTCCTTCAGGAGGAGATATTCCATTGGAGGCTAGACAATATTTTTCTCCAGGCTTTCTTTGGTCTAGAATTCCCATAGGAGCCGAGGGTGATCAATTAATTAGTAAGATAATTAAACCAGCTTTTGATGAGTATTTGAATTTTTTCTTGGATTTAACTGCTAATGCAAAAAGCATGTCATTAGAAAGATCTTCAAAGGTTTTAAATGGTCAGAAAAAATATATGCGATATCGAGCTGAAAAAGATCCTGCAAGAGGAATGTTAAGAGGCTTCTTTGGTGATGAATGGACTGAAAATTATATAAATAATATTCTTTTTGACTTACAATAA
- a CDS encoding 15,16-dihydrobiliverdin:ferredoxin oxidoreductase, giving the protein MFDDLLSELTKNILDHGGKKLIVPDEFCERVSTKGNYKLNSWLWDVPGFRRWRVTRLDAGERLQVLNSVAYPHDQNDMPIMGIDLLWFEKKEKLVAILDFQPLVQDKEYFDRYFDGLKSLKQSFNEFNSDIKSNIYDPSKYFSPWALFCKGGNFEAVNILPNVFSSFLKYYWLNLDLSKVNENYIKSQEVSLLHIDYNKYSAEKDPAHGLFSGFFGKEWSDKYMNEFLFPLSL; this is encoded by the coding sequence ATGTTTGACGATCTTTTAAGTGAGTTAACTAAAAATATTCTTGATCATGGCGGTAAGAAGTTGATTGTTCCAGATGAATTTTGTGAACGCGTTTCTACAAAAGGCAATTATAAACTGAATAGCTGGTTATGGGACGTCCCTGGATTTCGCAGGTGGAGAGTGACCAGATTGGACGCAGGAGAGCGTCTTCAAGTATTAAATTCAGTTGCTTATCCTCATGATCAAAATGATATGCCAATTATGGGTATTGATCTTTTGTGGTTTGAGAAAAAAGAAAAGCTAGTTGCTATTCTTGATTTCCAGCCTCTTGTTCAAGATAAAGAATATTTTGATAGATACTTTGATGGCTTAAAAAGCCTAAAACAATCTTTTAATGAGTTTAATTCTGATATAAAAAGTAATATATATGATCCAAGCAAGTACTTTTCTCCATGGGCTCTATTTTGCAAAGGTGGTAATTTTGAAGCGGTAAATATTTTACCAAATGTTTTTAGCTCTTTTCTTAAATATTATTGGTTAAATCTTGATTTATCTAAAGTTAATGAAAATTATATTAAATCTCAAGAGGTCAGCTTATTGCATATAGATTATAATAAATATAGCGCTGAAAAAGATCCAGCTCATGGTTTATTTTCTGGTTTTTTTGGTAAAGAATGGTCAGATAAATATATGAATGAGTTTTTATTTCCTCTAAGCCTATAA
- a CDS encoding heme oxygenase (biliverdin-producing): MAVALARQLREGTKKSHTMAENTGFISCFLKGVVDKASYRNLLADLYFVYSAMEEEIEKLCENSHPIISPIGFKELFRKEKLEQDLSFYFGSEWSELVKPSKPAVAYEARIREIAKDNPELLIGHHYSRYIGDLSGGQLLKTITKKAMNLPGDKGLSFYIFEEIRDEKEFKIKYRNTLDNLPIDQKIADSIIEEANRSFKYNMDIFNELEGNLIAAIGKVLFRFFANKKRKGSTE; this comes from the coding sequence ATGGCAGTAGCCTTGGCTAGGCAACTTCGTGAAGGGACTAAAAAGTCTCATACGATGGCTGAAAATACAGGTTTTATCAGTTGTTTTCTCAAGGGAGTAGTTGATAAGGCCTCATACAGAAATTTATTAGCTGATTTATATTTTGTTTACTCTGCGATGGAGGAAGAGATAGAAAAACTTTGTGAAAATTCTCATCCGATAATTTCTCCAATTGGATTTAAAGAGCTTTTTCGTAAGGAAAAATTGGAACAAGATCTTTCGTTCTACTTTGGTAGTGAGTGGTCTGAATTGGTAAAGCCCTCTAAGCCAGCTGTTGCATATGAAGCAAGAATTAGAGAAATTGCTAAAGATAATCCTGAACTTTTAATTGGACATCATTACAGCAGATATATAGGTGACTTGTCTGGGGGGCAGCTGTTGAAAACCATCACTAAAAAAGCCATGAATCTACCTGGTGATAAGGGACTTAGCTTTTATATTTTTGAGGAAATTAGAGATGAAAAGGAATTTAAAATCAAATATCGAAATACCTTAGATAATCTTCCGATTGATCAAAAGATAGCAGATTCAATTATTGAAGAAGCTAATAGATCTTTTAAATACAATATGGATATTTTTAATGAATTGGAAGGAAATTTAATTGCTGCTATAGGAAAAGTTTTATTTAGATTTTTTGCAAATAAAAAGCGAAAAGGTAGTACCGAGTAA
- a CDS encoding NADP-dependent isocitrate dehydrogenase produces the protein MANFEKLIAPSEGQRITFVDGNPVVPDHPIIPFIRGDGTGIDIWPATQLVIDKAIEKAYGRKRSIEWFKIYAGDEACDLYGTYQYLPNDTLEAIRTYGIAIKGPLTTPVGGGIRSLNVSLRQIFDLYSCVRPCKYYEGTPSPHKKPQDLDVIVYRENTEDIYMGIEWESDDPECIKLIDQLNNTIIPASQKLKNRKIPNGAGIGIKPVSKSGSQRHIRRAIKHALTLEGSKRHVTLVHKGNIMKFTEGAFRDWGYELATTEFRNECVTERESWILDNLEKNPRISYEENAELIDPGYSSLTEEKKKAICDEVCSVISSIGSTHGDGKWKVMVMVDDRIADSIFQQIQTRPQEYSILATLNLNGDYISDAAAAIVGGLGMAPGANIGDKAAIFEATHGTAPKHAGLDRINPGSVILSGVMMLEYLGWSEAAKLITNGLSKSISDKQVTYDLARLMEPRVAPLSCSDFAKSIIERF, from the coding sequence ATGGCAAATTTTGAAAAGCTCATTGCTCCATCAGAAGGCCAAAGAATTACTTTTGTTGATGGAAACCCAGTAGTCCCAGACCATCCAATTATTCCATTTATCAGAGGTGATGGAACAGGAATAGATATTTGGCCTGCTACACAATTAGTAATCGATAAAGCTATTGAAAAAGCTTATGGAAGAAAGAGATCCATAGAATGGTTCAAAATCTATGCAGGTGATGAAGCTTGCGACTTATATGGAACTTATCAATACTTACCAAACGACACTCTTGAGGCGATACGAACTTACGGTATAGCAATCAAAGGACCTTTAACAACGCCTGTGGGTGGAGGGATTAGATCTTTAAACGTATCTCTAAGACAGATTTTTGATTTATATTCATGCGTTAGACCATGCAAATATTACGAAGGGACCCCAAGCCCTCATAAAAAGCCGCAAGATTTAGATGTAATTGTTTATCGAGAAAATACTGAAGATATTTATATGGGCATTGAATGGGAATCTGATGATCCCGAATGCATCAAATTGATTGATCAACTCAATAATACAATAATTCCAGCCAGCCAAAAGCTAAAAAACAGGAAAATTCCTAACGGAGCAGGAATAGGAATTAAACCCGTTAGCAAAAGTGGTAGTCAAAGACATATCAGGCGAGCAATTAAACATGCACTAACCCTTGAGGGGAGCAAAAGACATGTGACCTTAGTTCATAAGGGAAATATCATGAAATTTACTGAAGGAGCTTTCAGAGATTGGGGATACGAATTAGCAACCACAGAATTTAGGAATGAATGCGTAACCGAGAGAGAAAGTTGGATTTTAGATAACTTAGAAAAAAATCCTCGCATCTCCTATGAGGAGAATGCTGAGTTAATTGATCCAGGTTATTCATCTTTAACAGAAGAGAAAAAGAAAGCTATTTGCGATGAAGTTTGCTCAGTTATTTCAAGCATTGGAAGTACTCATGGAGATGGAAAATGGAAGGTCATGGTGATGGTTGATGACCGAATAGCAGACAGTATTTTCCAACAAATTCAAACTCGTCCTCAAGAGTATTCCATACTTGCAACTCTTAATCTTAATGGTGATTACATATCAGATGCGGCAGCAGCAATTGTTGGTGGACTGGGGATGGCACCAGGAGCAAACATTGGAGATAAGGCGGCTATTTTCGAAGCCACCCATGGAACAGCTCCAAAACATGCAGGCTTGGACAGAATCAATCCAGGTTCAGTAATACTTAGTGGAGTAATGATGCTGGAATATTTAGGTTGGAGTGAGGCAGCAAAATTAATTACAAACGGATTGAGCAAATCTATTTCAGATAAACAAGTGACTTACGATCTGGCACGATTAATGGAACCGCGCGTAGCGCCTCTTAGTTGTAGTGATTTTGCTAAATCAATTATTGAAAGATTTTAA
- a CDS encoding four-carbon acid sugar kinase family protein: protein MKIIIFDDDPTGSQTVYGCPLLLNWDEKTLEKAFTKSSPLIFILANTRSLSSVLAVKRTREICSSIKKFFLRKGYSKDDYFYISRGDSTLRGHGVLEPEIIAEELGPFNATFHIPAFLEGGRTTENGIHYLNGIPVHKTDFGRDNIFGFSTSDLAKWIEEKSFGKIQADNILHVEIKQLDMAYNNEDCFKSLLSFLYKLENNISVVVDAKLPHHLETLVRAIKVVSKEKRFLFRTAASFINSLSELPPNPQDTANLVSLKSKNNQFEYKPGLIMVGSHVKLATDQLEVLLKDNSCEGLEIPVYKLADIFALEDCQEEILDLEEILLSRIDEILYMKKVPVLYTTREEMKFHSDSIRMNFGLELAEFMAILVGKINRKFGYIISKGGITTQILLQKGLNFNQVDLKGQILTGLSIVTSNSDQYDLPVVTFPGNLGNEKTLLEAFRLMESIF, encoded by the coding sequence ATGAAAATAATTATTTTTGATGATGATCCCACAGGATCTCAAACGGTTTATGGATGCCCATTATTATTAAATTGGGATGAAAAAACTCTTGAGAAAGCATTTACAAAATCTTCGCCTTTAATATTTATACTTGCTAATACAAGATCTTTATCTTCTGTTTTGGCTGTTAAGAGAACAAGAGAAATATGCTCATCTATTAAGAAGTTTTTTTTAAGGAAAGGATATTCCAAAGATGATTACTTTTATATTAGTAGAGGTGATTCAACTTTACGTGGTCACGGTGTTTTGGAACCTGAAATTATTGCGGAAGAATTAGGACCATTTAATGCAACATTTCATATCCCAGCTTTTTTGGAAGGTGGAAGAACAACTGAAAACGGTATTCATTATTTAAATGGAATACCAGTTCATAAGACGGATTTTGGTCGTGATAATATTTTTGGATTTTCTACTAGTGATTTAGCTAAATGGATTGAAGAAAAAAGTTTTGGAAAGATACAGGCGGATAATATCTTGCACGTTGAAATTAAACAATTAGATATGGCTTATAATAATGAAGATTGCTTTAAATCTCTTTTAAGCTTTTTGTATAAATTAGAAAATAATATTTCAGTAGTTGTGGATGCTAAATTACCGCATCACTTAGAAACACTAGTTAGGGCGATTAAAGTAGTTTCTAAAGAAAAAAGATTTCTTTTTAGAACAGCAGCAAGCTTTATAAATTCTTTATCTGAATTACCACCTAACCCTCAAGATACTGCAAATTTAGTATCTTTAAAATCGAAAAATAATCAGTTTGAATATAAGCCAGGTTTGATAATGGTTGGCTCCCATGTGAAATTAGCGACAGATCAATTAGAGGTTTTATTGAAAGATAATTCCTGTGAAGGTTTGGAAATACCAGTCTATAAATTGGCTGATATTTTTGCTTTAGAAGATTGTCAAGAGGAAATCTTAGATCTGGAGGAAATTTTATTATCGAGAATAGATGAAATTTTGTATATGAAAAAAGTACCGGTTTTATATACTACTCGAGAAGAAATGAAGTTTCATTCTGATTCTATAAGAATGAATTTTGGACTGGAACTTGCTGAGTTTATGGCAATTCTAGTTGGAAAAATAAATCGTAAGTTTGGTTATATTATTAGTAAAGGAGGTATTACAACACAAATCTTGCTTCAAAAGGGGTTGAATTTTAATCAAGTTGATTTAAAGGGCCAAATACTAACAGGATTGTCAATAGTAACAAGTAATTCTGATCAATATGATTTACCAGTAGTTACTTTCCCAGGTAATTTAGGCAATGAGAAAACACTTCTCGAAGCATTTAGATTGATGGAGTCAATTTTCTAA
- a CDS encoding alpha-hydroxy acid oxidase has protein sequence MLGADVSSPGVLNIEDLRSRAKNRLPAMVFNYIDSGADREQTLSQNCNAYNEILFRPRCAVSVPSCDLGISVLDQKFQLPFLLGPVGSSRMFYPQGEVVAAREAGKAGTGYTLSTLSGCLLEDVKAATNGPAWYQLYLLGGKEVALKTIARAKEAGFSAIVVTIDTPVSGLRERDMRSGTQQLLSMNPFEMLPYIPQILVKPCWMTQWLSDGGLMSFPNVQLDDGPMGYTAIGPALEQSVVTWEDLQWIRKAWGGKIIVKGIHIGDDAKKAAELGADAIVISNHGARQLDSVAPTIRVLPEILAAVDEKIDVLLDGGIRRGSDVVKVLCLGAKGVLIGRAYAYGLAAAGGKGVARAIEILQTDIVRTMKLLGCGSVADLNKSYIQVPESWERF, from the coding sequence ATGTTAGGAGCAGATGTTTCCTCTCCAGGCGTACTTAATATTGAGGACCTCAGGTCTAGAGCTAAAAATCGTCTACCGGCAATGGTTTTTAACTATATAGATAGTGGTGCAGATAGAGAACAAACACTTTCACAAAATTGCAACGCGTATAATGAAATTTTATTTAGACCGAGATGTGCAGTTTCTGTTCCATCGTGTGATCTTGGAATATCTGTTTTAGATCAGAAATTCCAACTTCCTTTTTTGTTGGGACCGGTAGGAAGTAGCAGAATGTTCTATCCCCAAGGAGAAGTAGTTGCGGCTAGAGAGGCAGGTAAAGCAGGAACTGGATATACTTTGTCTACTCTCTCAGGTTGTTTGTTAGAAGATGTTAAAGCGGCTACAAACGGGCCAGCTTGGTATCAGCTTTATTTACTAGGTGGTAAAGAAGTCGCGTTAAAAACAATTGCTAGAGCTAAAGAAGCAGGATTTTCAGCAATAGTTGTAACTATTGATACGCCCGTATCTGGTTTGAGGGAAAGAGATATGCGATCAGGAACCCAACAGCTTTTATCGATGAACCCTTTTGAAATGCTTCCTTATATTCCTCAAATATTAGTTAAACCATGCTGGATGACTCAATGGTTAAGTGATGGAGGCTTAATGAGTTTTCCAAATGTTCAACTTGATGATGGCCCTATGGGATACACGGCAATTGGTCCTGCTTTAGAACAATCAGTTGTTACTTGGGAGGATCTTCAATGGATACGGAAAGCATGGGGTGGGAAAATTATTGTTAAGGGTATACATATTGGTGATGACGCAAAAAAAGCGGCAGAGCTAGGTGCTGATGCGATTGTTATTTCTAATCATGGAGCCAGGCAACTTGATAGTGTGGCTCCCACGATCCGTGTTTTGCCCGAAATTTTAGCTGCAGTTGATGAGAAAATAGATGTGTTGCTAGATGGAGGTATTCGCAGGGGTAGTGATGTAGTAAAAGTATTATGTCTTGGTGCGAAAGGAGTTTTGATAGGTAGAGCTTATGCGTATGGACTTGCTGCTGCAGGAGGGAAAGGCGTCGCTAGAGCTATAGAAATTCTTCAAACAGATATAGTGAGAACTATGAAACTATTAGGTTGTGGGTCCGTTGCTGATTTAAATAAGTCTTATATTCAAGTTCCTGAAAGTTGGGAAAGATTCTAA
- a CDS encoding galactose mutarotase: MPFSFTKKTSPYPHWEYSNTEYDSLIRIVPERGGLISEWRSEGKDLLYFDLERFLDEDKSVRGGIPILFPICGDLSESYFIGGNKHCLKQHGFARDLPWSIDLLKDKLGIRLKLVDTKDSRSCFPFFFTLLMDVYLKEKSLHLSVKIYNQGQESMPFSFGLHPYFQVSNLQKVKIDGLPEKCIDQTNMKVTNASDQIRILDKGVDFLSYPSNSVKIFDCVSRHVIELIQQEPMDTNVIWTDPPREMVCLEPWTGPRDSLVTGDRKLEIKPDEYIELFTTFKHDSF, encoded by the coding sequence ATGCCCTTCAGTTTTACGAAGAAGACAAGTCCTTATCCTCATTGGGAATATTCAAATACTGAATACGATTCATTAATAAGAATTGTCCCTGAAAGAGGAGGATTGATTAGTGAATGGCGAAGTGAAGGTAAAGACCTTTTGTATTTTGATTTAGAGCGTTTCCTAGATGAAGACAAAAGCGTCAGAGGTGGAATACCTATCCTTTTCCCTATATGCGGTGATTTATCTGAGAGTTATTTCATAGGTGGTAATAAGCATTGTTTAAAACAGCACGGTTTCGCAAGAGATTTGCCTTGGTCAATTGATTTATTAAAAGATAAATTAGGAATCAGGTTAAAGCTAGTTGATACAAAAGATTCGCGCTCTTGTTTCCCTTTCTTTTTTACCCTATTAATGGATGTTTACTTGAAAGAAAAAAGTCTTCATCTATCCGTCAAGATTTATAATCAGGGTCAAGAATCTATGCCTTTCAGTTTTGGTCTGCATCCATATTTTCAGGTTTCAAATTTGCAAAAAGTAAAGATAGATGGGTTGCCTGAAAAATGTATTGATCAGACAAATATGAAAGTTACTAATGCCTCTGACCAAATAAGAATTTTAGATAAAGGAGTTGATTTCCTGTCTTATCCTTCTAATTCGGTTAAAATTTTCGATTGTGTATCTAGACACGTAATTGAATTAATTCAGCAAGAGCCAATGGATACAAATGTAATATGGACTGATCCACCTAGGGAAATGGTTTGTCTTGAGCCTTGGACTGGCCCAAGGGATTCATTGGTGACTGGAGATAGAAAACTTGAAATTAAACCAGACGAATATATAGAATTATTTACAACTTTTAAGCATGATTCTTTTTAG
- a CDS encoding alpha/beta fold hydrolase has protein sequence MVSLVLEKNLSDWKFLGHAVHSLSIIPPSHKTKTDEEKGPAILLIHGFGASTTHWRHNLPVLGKEYEVHALDLLGFGKSSKPGGLAYGGPLWKDQIVSYIKENIGRPTILVGNSLGGYAALASGAELGTEAAGVVLLNAAGYFSEDKKPTKGFWATARKTVAGIFLKNALLQRIIFENLRQPSTIKRTLKQVYIDTSNVDDELVEAIRKPSLDAGAFNVFKSVFDPAGPQGRPLDELFAQLKAPLLLLWGNRDPWMNAPGKRATYKKHTPKNTKEVVLDAGHCPHDEVPDQVNSALLEWIDQL, from the coding sequence ATGGTTTCCTTAGTTCTAGAAAAAAATCTTTCTGATTGGAAATTCTTAGGTCATGCTGTTCACAGTTTGAGCATCATACCTCCATCACATAAAACGAAGACTGATGAAGAAAAAGGGCCAGCGATTCTTTTAATTCATGGCTTTGGTGCATCAACAACACATTGGAGACATAACTTACCTGTACTAGGAAAGGAGTATGAAGTTCACGCTTTGGATCTCCTTGGTTTTGGTAAAAGTTCTAAACCGGGAGGGCTTGCTTATGGAGGTCCACTTTGGAAAGATCAAATAGTTTCATACATAAAAGAAAACATCGGAAGACCAACAATACTTGTTGGCAACTCTCTTGGAGGATATGCAGCGCTTGCAAGTGGCGCTGAATTGGGTACTGAGGCAGCAGGTGTTGTTTTATTAAATGCAGCTGGTTATTTCAGTGAAGATAAAAAACCGACCAAAGGATTTTGGGCTACTGCTAGAAAAACTGTTGCTGGGATCTTTCTAAAAAATGCTTTATTGCAAAGGATAATTTTTGAAAACCTTAGACAACCTTCTACAATTAAACGTACCTTGAAACAAGTGTATATAGACACATCAAATGTTGATGATGAATTGGTAGAAGCTATTCGAAAACCATCTTTGGATGCTGGCGCTTTTAATGTCTTCAAAAGTGTTTTTGATCCCGCAGGGCCTCAGGGAAGACCCCTTGATGAATTGTTTGCTCAGTTGAAAGCACCATTGTTATTGCTCTGGGGTAATCGAGACCCTTGGATGAATGCACCTGGTAAACGAGCAACCTATAAAAAACACACCCCAAAAAATACAAAAGAAGTTGTTTTAGATGCTGGTCATTGTCCTCATGATGAAGTTCCTGATCAGGTTAATTCCGCTCTTTTAGAATGGATTGACCAGCTTTAA
- a CDS encoding cation:proton antiporter — protein sequence MVLTPLVSALNTHDVEVAETLIGVINFLMIFVAARTLAEILVRLSLPTIVGELLAGVLIGASGLHLLLPPSAHAELNQGFVSLISSLASIPKEAVPDIYFETFPSLQAVATLGLYALLFLTGLESELEELVAVGAQAFTVAMAGVILPFAFGTFGLMFIFQVDIIPAIFAGASMTATSIGITASVFGELGYLKTREGQIVIGAAVLDDILGIVILAVVVALATGGSLQIAPIVKLVLAATVFVIAAIALSRTAAPAFDWLLERLKAPGAVVVASFVILVLSCFIATAIGLEAALGAFAAGLILSSSKNNHAIQQSVLPLVSLFATIFFVLVGAGMDLSVINPLDPESRSALVVAGFLFLVAIVGKIAAGWSFIIDKPTNRLVVGLGMMPRGEVGLIFLGLGTSAGLLTPSLEAAILLMVIGTTFLAPVLLRVVLKDKPPSGGNSIPDEIAADPVGLV from the coding sequence ATGGTATTAACTCCTTTAGTCTCAGCCCTAAATACGCATGATGTTGAGGTCGCGGAAACACTTATAGGGGTCATTAATTTCTTAATGATCTTCGTTGCGGCAAGGACTTTGGCTGAAATCTTAGTTCGACTAAGTTTGCCTACAATCGTCGGTGAACTTCTTGCGGGAGTTTTAATTGGTGCCTCAGGATTACATCTTCTATTGCCTCCAAGTGCGCATGCTGAATTAAATCAAGGCTTTGTATCGCTGATAAGTTCTCTTGCTTCAATTCCTAAAGAAGCTGTTCCGGATATCTATTTTGAAACTTTTCCTTCATTACAGGCAGTAGCAACCTTAGGGCTTTATGCATTGCTATTTCTTACCGGTCTGGAGAGTGAATTAGAAGAACTTGTTGCAGTGGGAGCACAGGCCTTCACAGTCGCAATGGCAGGAGTGATTTTGCCATTCGCTTTTGGAACTTTTGGATTAATGTTTATTTTTCAAGTAGATATCATTCCTGCAATATTTGCAGGTGCATCTATGACTGCGACGAGCATAGGGATAACAGCAAGTGTTTTTGGTGAGCTTGGGTACCTAAAAACGCGTGAGGGGCAGATTGTTATTGGTGCAGCTGTACTAGATGACATTCTTGGAATTGTGATTCTTGCAGTTGTAGTTGCGCTCGCAACCGGTGGATCTCTCCAAATAGCCCCTATTGTCAAGTTGGTATTGGCTGCAACTGTTTTTGTTATCGCTGCAATAGCCTTAAGTAGAACAGCTGCTCCAGCATTTGATTGGCTGCTAGAAAGGTTAAAAGCCCCTGGCGCTGTTGTGGTTGCATCTTTCGTGATATTAGTTTTAAGTTGTTTTATTGCTACTGCAATTGGTTTAGAAGCAGCATTGGGAGCTTTCGCAGCTGGTTTGATTCTTAGTAGCTCAAAAAATAATCACGCCATACAACAATCTGTTTTGCCTTTGGTTTCATTATTCGCAACAATTTTCTTTGTATTAGTTGGTGCTGGAATGGATCTTTCAGTAATCAACCCTTTAGATCCAGAGAGTCGATCTGCCTTGGTTGTGGCAGGTTTTCTTTTCCTTGTTGCAATTGTTGGAAAAATTGCAGCTGGATGGTCATTCATTATTGATAAACCAACAAATAGATTAGTTGTTGGTTTGGGAATGATGCCTAGAGGAGAGGTTGGTTTGATTTTCCTTGGGTTGGGAACAAGTGCTGGTTTGCTTACTCCCTCTCTCGAGGCTGCAATTTTGTTAATGGTTATTGGAACGACATTTTTAGCGCCTGTTTTGCTTAGGGTTGTTCTGAAAGATAAGCCACCTTCAGGAGGGAATTCCATTCCAGATGAGATCGCAGCTGATCCAGTTGGACTAGTCTAA